The Silvanigrella paludirubra genome contains a region encoding:
- a CDS encoding PAS domain-containing protein encodes MNVLPPMRREILFQVLKIVFLSSALSLFLILSIYFSAKNPKNTLIFNYQSINSLLIMSDNLDSLFLAQNNLIQLRKKEVESFEDNLVKLENEKVNIDSFKKIRELFEKYKNNEKKMGYNEYFILRSLLKEQIQNYQEKTSKIIVDRESFTTKVLILSVIIFLISLIVSVYYSEKISGKIAYPIKKISEVLQNKPSFGQKLKFPLPENLEIKNLIIELNELWKRLSEINNNNVKSLNAQRNEFDVVLDTIEDPIVVLDHLGKIEHHNKFFANLVGAKPNSLNFQAWNDVSLSSLSYLQLRNLLRNENIEESLFWAVLDNSDKIFRLRKRYIFDSNKKRCGTIFILHDITYSFPLEKFKEMSLKLKESQTK; translated from the coding sequence ATGAATGTTTTACCTCCTATGCGACGAGAAATCTTATTTCAAGTATTAAAGATTGTTTTTTTATCTAGCGCTCTTTCTTTGTTTTTAATATTATCTATTTATTTTAGCGCTAAAAATCCAAAAAACACTTTAATATTTAATTATCAATCTATAAATAGTTTATTAATAATGTCTGATAATCTTGATTCTTTGTTCCTAGCTCAAAATAATTTAATTCAACTTCGAAAAAAAGAGGTAGAAAGTTTTGAAGATAATTTAGTTAAATTAGAGAATGAGAAAGTTAATATAGATTCATTTAAAAAAATTAGAGAATTATTTGAAAAATATAAAAATAATGAAAAAAAAATGGGTTATAATGAATATTTTATATTGCGTAGTCTTTTAAAAGAACAAATTCAGAATTATCAAGAAAAAACTTCAAAAATTATAGTAGATAGAGAGTCTTTTACAACAAAAGTTTTAATTTTATCTGTTATTATATTTTTAATATCTTTAATTGTATCTGTTTATTATTCTGAGAAAATTTCTGGTAAAATAGCCTATCCTATAAAAAAAATATCTGAAGTTTTACAAAATAAACCAAGTTTTGGACAAAAATTAAAATTCCCTCTACCTGAAAATCTTGAAATCAAAAATTTAATAATAGAACTAAATGAGCTTTGGAAAAGACTAAGTGAAATTAATAATAATAATGTTAAAAGTTTGAATGCTCAAAGAAATGAATTTGATGTTGTTTTAGATACCATTGAAGATCCCATAGTTGTTTTAGATCATTTGGGAAAAATTGAGCACCATAATAAATTTTTCGCAAATTTGGTGGGTGCGAAGCCGAACTCTCTTAACTTTCAAGCTTGGAATGATGTTTCTTTATCTTCATTGAGTTATTTGCAGTTAAGAAATCTTTTAAGAAATGAAAATATAGAAGAATCTTTATTTTGGGCGGTTTTAGATAATTCAGATAAAATTTTTCGTCTAAGAAAACGCTATATATTTGATAGCAATAAAAAACGTTGTGGAACCATTTTTATCTTACATGATATCACTTATTCATTCCCCCTTGAAAAATTTAAGGAAATGTCGTTGAAGCTTAAAGAATCTCAGACTAAATAA
- a CDS encoding ribonucleoside-diphosphate reductase subunit alpha — protein MAMSSYKPHHPKANLSELNFSSVDFNSSLQNIILDVRPLIEQGREYSYIAASILSEQLRLEVLKTIGLEATVSNLPEQEKVYPTLSQYVHYGTEQGQLSNRLRELDLEYLNSCIKHDRNYLFDYIGAHTLYDRYLLHKKGMRYETWQHFWMRVAMGVALAEGNATEATKYAAEFYEVISQMLYVPSTPTLFNSGTNHSQMSSCFLTTTQDDLLDIYRQYSDNAMLSKYAGGLGNDWSNIRGSGSWIKGTNGRSQGVIPFIKVQDSSTIAVNQGGKRKGAVCAYLETWHLDIEDFLELRKNTGDERRRTHDMNTANWIPDLFLERVESNSEWTLFCPSETPDLHDAYGDHFKKLYEDYEQKASLGQIHNFRKISAVQLWRKILTMIFETGHPWVTFKDPCNLRSAQRHIGVVHSSNLCTEITLNTNAEETAVCNLGSINLKAVFQSENPGKTLEHAVRVGMRMLDNVITENFYPIKSAETANHRHRPVGMGFMGFQDVLYMKKIPYSKPEAMWLSEKIAEQISFHAIKASATLAKERGSYSSFQGSTWSKGKVPKDTITELGSHVKVPEAPSTYLSKSGELLPCDTLLSQDGFNTLLDWDEIRSLVSAGMRNSLCLAVAPTATISNISNCTQSIEPTYKNLYVKSNMGGEYTIINEYLIDDLKSLGLWNTELSRELKLCDGAVSELNIPENIKELYKTAFDIEPEQLIRCAALRQVYIDQAQSLNLYMSAPSGKKIDEMYRYAWHSGLKTTYYLRTKAATSVEKSSISSRKKEAIIAPEVKACSIDNPECESCQ, from the coding sequence ATGGCGATGTCCTCTTATAAACCTCATCATCCTAAAGCGAATTTATCTGAGTTAAATTTTTCTAGCGTTGATTTTAACTCTTCATTGCAGAACATCATTCTCGATGTCCGTCCGCTTATAGAGCAAGGAAGAGAGTATTCTTACATAGCGGCAAGTATACTTTCTGAGCAACTCAGGCTCGAAGTCTTAAAAACAATAGGGTTAGAAGCTACCGTTTCAAACTTACCAGAGCAGGAAAAGGTTTATCCCACTCTTTCTCAATATGTTCACTATGGAACAGAGCAAGGGCAATTATCGAATCGTCTACGTGAATTAGATCTCGAATATTTAAATTCTTGCATAAAACATGATCGTAATTATTTATTTGATTACATTGGCGCACATACTCTTTATGATCGTTACCTTTTGCATAAAAAGGGAATGAGATATGAAACTTGGCAACATTTTTGGATGCGTGTTGCTATGGGTGTTGCTTTAGCAGAAGGCAATGCAACCGAAGCCACAAAATATGCGGCAGAATTTTATGAAGTCATTTCTCAAATGCTTTATGTACCAAGTACCCCAACATTATTTAATTCAGGTACAAACCACTCTCAAATGTCTTCGTGTTTTTTAACAACAACACAAGATGATCTTCTCGATATCTATCGTCAGTATTCTGATAACGCGATGTTATCAAAATATGCAGGAGGTTTAGGTAACGACTGGAGTAACATCCGTGGAAGTGGGAGTTGGATTAAAGGAACAAACGGCCGTTCTCAAGGTGTTATTCCTTTTATAAAGGTACAAGATTCCTCTACAATAGCGGTGAATCAAGGTGGAAAAAGAAAAGGCGCTGTTTGTGCTTATTTAGAAACATGGCATTTAGACATTGAAGATTTTCTTGAATTAAGAAAAAATACAGGCGATGAACGTCGTCGTACTCATGATATGAATACAGCAAATTGGATTCCTGATCTTTTTCTTGAAAGAGTAGAAAGTAACAGTGAATGGACACTATTTTGTCCTTCAGAAACTCCCGATCTTCATGACGCCTATGGAGATCACTTTAAAAAATTATATGAAGATTATGAGCAAAAAGCATCGCTCGGTCAAATCCATAATTTCAGAAAAATTTCTGCTGTTCAGCTGTGGCGCAAAATTTTAACGATGATTTTTGAAACAGGACATCCTTGGGTTACATTCAAAGATCCTTGTAATTTAAGAAGTGCACAACGTCATATCGGCGTAGTTCATAGCAGTAATTTATGTACAGAAATTACTTTAAATACAAATGCAGAAGAAACAGCTGTTTGTAATTTAGGTTCTATAAATTTAAAAGCAGTCTTTCAATCTGAAAATCCTGGAAAAACATTAGAGCATGCCGTGCGTGTTGGAATGCGCATGTTAGACAATGTGATCACAGAAAATTTTTATCCTATAAAATCAGCAGAAACGGCAAATCATCGCCATCGTCCTGTTGGAATGGGATTTATGGGTTTTCAAGATGTTTTATATATGAAAAAAATACCTTATTCAAAACCAGAAGCAATGTGGCTTTCTGAAAAAATTGCAGAACAAATAAGTTTTCATGCAATTAAAGCATCTGCTACTTTAGCAAAAGAAAGAGGCTCTTACTCAAGTTTTCAAGGCTCTACTTGGTCTAAGGGTAAGGTTCCAAAGGACACCATAACCGAATTAGGTTCACATGTTAAGGTACCAGAAGCGCCTTCAACTTATCTCTCAAAATCGGGAGAGTTGTTACCTTGTGATACGCTATTATCTCAAGATGGCTTTAACACTCTATTAGACTGGGATGAAATTCGTTCTCTTGTTTCTGCAGGAATGAGAAATAGTCTTTGTTTAGCAGTTGCACCAACGGCAACAATTTCAAATATTTCAAATTGTACTCAATCTATTGAACCGACTTATAAAAATCTTTATGTGAAAAGTAACATGGGTGGTGAATATACAATTATTAATGAGTATTTAATAGATGATCTTAAAAGCTTAGGCTTGTGGAATACAGAACTTTCTCGTGAATTAAAACTTTGCGATGGTGCTGTGAGTGAATTAAATATTCCTGAAAACATCAAAGAGCTATATAAAACAGCTTTTGATATTGAACCAGAGCAATTGATTCGCTGTGCCGCATTACGTCAAGTTTATATAGATCAAGCTCAAAGCTTAAATTTATATATGTCTGCTCCTAGTGGGAAAAAAATTGATGAAATGTACCGCTATGCATGGCATTCTGGCTTGAAAACAACTTATTATTTAAGAACAAAAGCAGCTACAAGTGTAGAAAAATCAAGTATATCTTCAAGAAAAAAAGAAGCAATTATAGCGCCCGAGGTGAAAGCTTGTTCGATAGACAATCCAGAGTGTGAGTCTTGTCAATAA
- a CDS encoding ribonucleotide-diphosphate reductase subunit beta has product MLINEVRPQLMPFKYPWAWDEFKNLCKNHWLPQEISMASDIAQWKNQGYLTQDERHLIKKILSFFANTDVLVGDNIIMAIYKHITNPECRQYLTAQAFQESIHSWSYSHIVESLSMDQQEVFGEFKKVGTIKDKHDFQSQFFEGILNESFSTKTAEGRSLFLKNLCAYYIGMEGMQFYSAFVLLLNFKRRNLLVGTSEQLEYIVRDESLHCRFGTKLINQYIEENIDIWTPELKEEVRKNIEHVVELEDAFVADSLPRDILGLSRSQFARYIRYIADRRIESIGLEPIYGEEETPFPWMNEIMDLPKEKNFFETRVTEYQTGFGLEW; this is encoded by the coding sequence ATGTTAATTAATGAAGTTAGACCTCAACTTATGCCATTTAAATACCCATGGGCATGGGATGAGTTTAAAAATTTATGTAAAAATCATTGGCTCCCACAAGAAATTTCAATGGCTTCTGATATAGCTCAATGGAAAAATCAAGGTTACCTTACTCAAGATGAGCGTCACCTTATTAAAAAAATATTAAGTTTTTTTGCTAATACAGACGTGTTAGTGGGTGATAATATTATTATGGCAATTTATAAGCATATTACCAACCCAGAATGCCGTCAGTATTTAACGGCACAAGCATTTCAAGAAAGTATCCACTCTTGGAGTTATTCCCATATTGTGGAATCTCTCTCTATGGATCAACAAGAAGTTTTTGGTGAATTTAAAAAAGTAGGAACAATTAAAGATAAACACGATTTTCAATCCCAGTTTTTTGAAGGGATTTTAAATGAAAGCTTTTCTACAAAAACAGCTGAAGGCCGTTCTCTGTTTTTAAAGAATTTGTGCGCTTATTATATTGGCATGGAAGGTATGCAGTTTTATAGTGCCTTTGTTCTTTTATTAAACTTTAAACGTCGTAATCTTCTTGTTGGTACATCAGAACAACTAGAATATATTGTTCGTGATGAAAGCTTACATTGTCGATTTGGTACAAAACTAATTAATCAATATATCGAAGAAAATATTGATATTTGGACACCAGAATTAAAAGAAGAAGTAAGAAAAAATATTGAGCATGTTGTTGAGTTAGAAGATGCGTTTGTTGCAGATTCTCTCCCTCGTGATATTCTTGGGCTTTCTCGATCCCAATTTGCAAGATATATTCGTTATATTGCAGATAGACGTATCGAAAGCATAGGTTTAGAACCCATTTATGGTGAAGAAGAAACTCCATTTCCTTGGATGAATGAAATTATGGATCTTCCAAAAGAAAAGAACTTTTTTGAAACACGCGTTACAGAATATCAAACAGGTTTTGGTTTAGAATGGTAA
- a CDS encoding YdcF family protein produces MNETTQISNWNLDLKNYLKEFTFDAGLPSIMLLLCCLLLWLCIFRKLMKILLTFASFFIIIICFKKTPDYLSNFLLSPESKKLQNQNFLSQKIELIPDPLPNCAKNANAIIVLGAGIYQKDLPSIISQTRLLGLTELLKESNYKKQWESNKTPIIITGGYTNKYISQSEAQAMKEFIHYTYGNSAINYKIITENESKNTYQNSAYSREIFEKNNYNKNIILLTSSTHMFRAKRTFEKQGFQVCPIPVTSFESNGSGIFNFANAVTTVGLLNEYIGIAGYGLKGWLKL; encoded by the coding sequence ATGAATGAAACAACACAAATTTCGAATTGGAATTTAGATCTCAAAAACTATTTAAAAGAATTCACTTTTGATGCGGGACTACCTAGCATCATGCTGCTTTTGTGTTGTTTGTTATTATGGCTCTGTATTTTTCGAAAATTAATGAAAATCTTACTTACCTTTGCAAGTTTTTTTATTATCATAATATGCTTTAAAAAAACCCCAGATTATCTTTCAAATTTTTTACTTTCCCCTGAATCTAAAAAACTGCAAAATCAAAATTTTTTAAGCCAAAAGATAGAGCTAATTCCTGATCCTCTTCCTAATTGTGCAAAAAATGCGAATGCCATCATTGTGCTTGGCGCTGGTATATATCAAAAAGATTTGCCATCAATTATTTCACAAACAAGATTATTAGGATTAACGGAATTATTAAAAGAGTCAAACTATAAAAAACAATGGGAATCAAATAAAACTCCAATAATTATTACGGGTGGTTATACAAATAAGTATATTTCTCAAAGTGAAGCTCAAGCTATGAAAGAGTTTATACATTATACTTATGGAAATTCAGCAATAAATTATAAAATTATTACTGAAAATGAAAGCAAAAATACCTATCAAAATTCAGCATATTCAAGAGAAATATTTGAAAAAAATAATTATAATAAAAATATTATTCTGCTTACAAGTAGTACCCATATGTTTAGAGCAAAACGTACCTTTGAAAAACAAGGTTTTCAAGTTTGTCCTATTCCTGTAACCTCCTTTGAGTCCAATGGAAGCGGGATTTTTAATTTTGCAAATGCTGTAACAACTGTTGGTTTATTAAATGAATATATAGGTATAGCAGGCTATGGCTTAAAAGGTTGGCTAAAACTCTAA
- the efp gene encoding elongation factor P: protein MYDTRDFRRGLKVLMNNDPWIIVDFQHVSPGKGAAFTRTKVKNLRTGQVVEHNIKSGDKLEKPDVEERNMQFLYNDADGYHFMDTGNYEQISLTNLEVGDTKNYLIENSIIKVVFFNSKPIGVETETFVELKVVETSPGVRGDTATGGSKPAKLETGLVVSVPFHINEGDILRIDTREAVYVDRVNRK from the coding sequence ATGTACGATACCCGTGACTTTCGCCGTGGGCTAAAAGTTCTTATGAATAATGATCCTTGGATTATTGTTGATTTTCAACATGTTAGTCCAGGAAAAGGCGCAGCTTTTACGCGCACAAAAGTAAAAAACTTAAGAACAGGGCAAGTTGTCGAACACAACATAAAAAGTGGAGACAAGCTCGAAAAACCTGATGTCGAAGAAAGAAACATGCAGTTTTTATATAATGATGCTGATGGTTATCATTTTATGGATACAGGAAATTATGAACAAATATCTTTAACCAACCTCGAAGTTGGTGACACAAAAAACTACTTAATTGAAAATTCAATCATTAAGGTCGTGTTTTTTAATAGCAAGCCTATTGGTGTTGAAACAGAAACATTTGTTGAATTAAAAGTTGTAGAAACATCTCCTGGAGTTCGTGGCGATACCGCAACGGGAGGTAGTAAACCTGCAAAATTGGAAACAGGGCTTGTGGTAAGCGTGCCATTCCATATTAATGAGGGTGATATTCTTCGCATAGATACAAGAGAAGCTGTTTATGTAGATAGAGTAAATCGTAAATAA
- the accB gene encoding acetyl-CoA carboxylase biotin carboxyl carrier protein — protein sequence MIDVNKIEKLMSLMAKHGFDVVQAESSGEKISLARNVSHTGVFQPQVAGYSPNISHARSSSNTANISMESIEENEVSSSAPSKSEPPKETKKQPEGTTITSPFVGTFYRSAGPDQAPFVELGSRIKKGQSLCIVEAMKLMNEIESEIDGEIVAILVDNAKPVEFGTPLFIVAPAK from the coding sequence ATGATTGATGTAAATAAGATTGAAAAATTAATGTCCTTAATGGCGAAGCATGGTTTTGATGTTGTGCAGGCAGAATCTTCTGGCGAAAAAATATCACTAGCAAGAAATGTTTCTCATACAGGAGTATTTCAACCACAAGTGGCTGGGTATTCTCCAAACATTTCTCATGCTAGAAGTTCTTCAAATACAGCAAATATTTCAATGGAGTCCATTGAAGAAAATGAAGTATCTTCTTCAGCTCCTTCAAAATCAGAACCACCAAAAGAAACAAAAAAACAACCTGAAGGGACAACAATAACAAGTCCTTTTGTAGGTACATTTTATCGTTCCGCTGGTCCTGACCAAGCACCTTTTGTTGAGTTAGGCTCAAGAATTAAAAAGGGTCAATCACTTTGCATTGTAGAAGCAATGAAACTCATGAATGAAATTGAATCTGAAATTGACGGTGAAATTGTTGCGATTCTTGTAGATAACGCAAAACCAGTAGAATTTGGAACTCCACTTTTTATCGTTGCTCCTGCTAAGTAA
- the accC gene encoding acetyl-CoA carboxylase biotin carboxylase subunit — translation MKKILIANRGEIAVRIIRACRELGIKSVAIYSQADAHSLHAKLADESICIGPAESKKSYLHIPAIIAAAEVSGADAIHPGYGFLSENAHFAEVCEKCNIKFIGPTPEQMRKLGEKVAAREVARKAGLPFLPGSKSAIESIDVAKKTAKEIGFPVILKASGGGGGRGMKIVHKDSDLEKAYFTCRQEAAAAFGNSEVYLEKYLENPRHVEIQIMADKHGNIVHLGERDCSIQRRHQKVIEEAPCNLLNEKERNKIGSYAVSLAKEVGYHGAGTVEFLMDDDKNVYFMEMNTRIQVEHPVTEQITGVDLVRTQILVAMGEKLPFTQKDIQIKGHAIECRINAEDPKSFAPWPGKITAYSSPGGLGVRVDGFVYHGYTVVPYYDSMLTKLIVTADTRELAIKKMECALKEFIIDGIRTNIPFHLEVLKHPDFMQGKHSTRFLERAGFVK, via the coding sequence ATGAAAAAAATTCTTATTGCTAACAGAGGCGAAATTGCGGTTCGAATTATCCGCGCTTGTCGAGAGCTTGGTATCAAAAGTGTTGCCATCTACTCCCAAGCTGATGCACATAGTTTGCACGCAAAACTTGCTGATGAAAGTATTTGTATAGGACCAGCAGAAAGCAAAAAAAGTTACCTTCATATCCCTGCTATTATTGCGGCGGCTGAAGTAAGTGGCGCCGATGCCATTCATCCTGGTTATGGATTTTTATCTGAAAATGCACATTTTGCTGAAGTTTGTGAAAAATGTAATATTAAGTTCATTGGACCAACTCCAGAGCAAATGAGAAAACTTGGCGAAAAAGTAGCAGCTCGCGAAGTTGCGCGTAAAGCAGGACTTCCTTTTTTACCAGGTTCTAAATCTGCAATTGAAAGCATTGATGTCGCCAAAAAAACAGCAAAAGAAATTGGTTTTCCTGTTATTTTAAAAGCAAGTGGTGGGGGCGGTGGACGAGGCATGAAAATCGTTCACAAAGACTCTGACCTTGAAAAAGCCTATTTTACTTGCCGCCAAGAAGCTGCTGCAGCCTTTGGAAATTCAGAAGTATATTTAGAAAAATATCTTGAAAACCCTAGACACGTCGAAATTCAAATCATGGCAGATAAACATGGCAACATTGTTCATTTGGGAGAACGTGATTGTAGTATTCAACGCCGTCATCAAAAGGTGATCGAGGAAGCTCCTTGTAATTTATTAAATGAAAAAGAAAGAAATAAAATTGGATCTTATGCTGTTTCATTAGCCAAAGAAGTTGGTTATCATGGCGCGGGTACGGTTGAATTTTTAATGGATGACGATAAAAACGTTTATTTTATGGAAATGAATACTCGTATTCAAGTTGAACATCCAGTAACGGAACAAATTACGGGTGTCGATCTTGTTCGTACACAAATACTTGTTGCGATGGGTGAAAAACTTCCTTTTACACAAAAAGATATTCAAATTAAAGGCCATGCCATAGAATGTCGTATTAATGCGGAAGATCCAAAAAGTTTTGCTCCATGGCCTGGAAAAATTACAGCATATTCTAGCCCTGGTGGATTAGGTGTACGTGTAGATGGTTTTGTTTATCATGGATATACTGTGGTACCTTATTATGATTCCATGTTAACTAAATTAATTGTTACAGCTGATACAAGAGAACTTGCCATTAAAAAAATGGAATGTGCTTTAAAAGAATTTATAATTGATGGAATACGAACAAATATTCCTTTTCATTTAGAAGTTTTAAAACATCCTGACTTTATGCAAGGAAAACATTCTACTCGCTTTTTAGAACGTGCCGGATTTGTAAAGTAA